Within the Mucilaginibacter sp. CSA2-8R genome, the region CTTTGAATGCAGCCAAATCTTGTTGAATCATTTTTTTTAATTCTAAATCAATTGATTTAAGGATAACGGTTGTAGATGTTGATGCTTTCATAATTAGATGTTTGATGTTATGATATAAACCAACATTGTGCCAAAGCCAATCAGCGCGTAGAAAAAATTGTTAGATAACATTATCAACGACTGATTTACAGCACTTTGATTTTAAAAAACTATTAACCTAATAACTTATTTCCGACAGTTTGCGGGTGGAATTGTCTAAACTTTGAAATTTTAGTCGAACCGGAAATGGTACACCGGATATGCGATTGAAGATTTTATACTTAAAAACAGACACCAGTGAACTGAATAACTATGCCACCTTAAGTCTGATACTGGTTAAAAGAAATAGCCGAGCGAAACAGTTGCTGTTTGCAAACGACGGGCAACATTATCATAGCTGATGTTAGCTAGCCCCATATCATAACCTGCGTTTACAAAAAACCCATTATTCAATATAAACCCTGCATGGCCGGTCAGTCCGTAATCCATGCGTTTGGTGCTGTAATTAGCGACATCTTCATATTGCTCATTTTTCCCAATAGTAAGTTTAGACATGTACTCACTCCTCCCGTCCTTAAGATTAAGTGGCGCAGAAGGAGCGTAATGTAGCCCAACATTAAATTGTTGGCTAGATTTAACCCATCCGCTTAAAGCCACTGCCATATACGGCCCTGCGCCAATATACAGATGGCCCGCTTTAACTTTTATTAAGTAATTTATGTAAAGTGGTACCTGCAGATAGTTAATGCGGATTTCTGAGCTATGAGTTATCCCTTTGTTTGCCCAGCCTTTACCGTTGTAAAATAATCCTGTTTGAAAATTTAGTTTTTTACTAAACGGAAAAACTGCCGATAAACCGCCGGAAAACTGGGTAACGCCTTGATTAGATTGAGTAGCTATAGCCCTGCTTACACCAGCCTGCACTGCAAAAGAAGCTTTTTGCTGGGCGCGTAGTGTTGCACAAAAAATGGCCATAAATAGGCATAAAACGATCAAACGTAGCATGTGATAAAGTTTACAACATATTACGCAAGCGAAATTGATATTGAAACAACGCTGCTTAAATAAATTAGAAAAAGCCGCGAAGCTGCCGTTTTACTAAATCTATTAAACGGCCAATATCTACCCTTTTTGTTTGATACTATGCCAGTTGCTTAGTTAGCTTTTCTGCAATATCTTTTGGCGTTAATACATAGTCAGGATGATCGTAAGCGATCAGGTTTTTAGGCATCAGCGGAAACTGTGCCGTTTCCGGATCTTGTACAATTACAATACCTTTAGCATCCTCAATCTCCTTAGCCCCTTCGAGGCCATCAAAACCCGCACCCGACAATATGATACCGATGCTTTGGCTACCGGCATCACCAGCCAACGATTTGAAAAATTTATCGATGGTTTTATTAATCTTTTCTTCGGGATTGCGCTCGTGCATTTCTAAAAAGCCGTTTTGTATTCTCAGTTCTTTACCGGCATCCATCACATAAATGTTACCCGGTTCTACCTGTTCAATTGTGCTTACCGGAACTACATTTATCGCCACTTTCTGACTTAATATTTGGTGCAGTTTACTCGACGCATTGATGGGTAAATGCATTACAACCACTATTGCCGCATTGAGTTGAGCCGGTAAATCTTCTAAAATCTCAAGCAGCGGAGTCATTCCACCCGCCGATAAACCAAAACCAACAATTTTAAAATCGTATGCCATCGTAGTCATTGTGATAAGCAAAGGTTCGAAAGCTTAAATAGTTTAAATTAAGCCGCATAATTAATGCAAATGCCGTTAAAACGCTGTTAATGATGTTGCATTTTGTACACCAGCATAAAATATAGGGCTATGTATTTAATGTAAACTCACCGTTTTGAAAGGCAAGCATAACTAAATTTAACCGAATCTAATTATATTTTAATTATTGAGTAAACCATCCAGTCAACTTATAGTTATAGTTTATTGAATCTCAGAAAATTAAATAGTTTTGTACGGTCTAAACTAAGTTTAAGCAACAGTAAAATCTATTCAAAACAAACCTGTTAGGCTTAAGTTTATTAATTTAATTATAAGCACCACGATCTTACTTTTTTTCCGGCCTATGTTAATAAACAGTGTAAACTCAACATCTTATGGAGACTATAATCCGTCGTTCCATGCTTTTTTTGAGAACAGCACTGAAGCCATGCTCATTGTTGCACCCAATGGAAGTATCGTAGATGCCAATGCACCGGCCTGTCTTCTCTTTAAAACGACCAATGAGCAGCTTTGCAAAGCTGATTACAGGGCAATTACTGAAATTCAAAGCACAACTTTAACACAGCTTTACGAACAGGCGGCGAACAGCGGCAAAGTAAGCGCAAAACTGCATTTTAAACGCAGCGAACTGAGTTTTTCTTACGGATGGGTAAACGTTTTTTTATTAGATAGTAAACTCAGCTCAGAGTCGCTAATGGGTTTTATTATTCACGATACGACCGAAATTGCGACCGACGATGCCGTAACCGAAGAATCGTACCAGCAAATAGTACAGTTGGCTAAAGAGGGCATATGGGTTTATAACGAAGAATACATTACCACTTTTGCCAGCCAGGCCCTTTGCGACATGCTGGGTTACGAACACCAGGAGATGGTTGGCCGGGACATATTTTACTTTATTGATGAAAGCAGGCGAAAACAAGCGGTTGAAAATGCAAAACGCCGTAAAGACGGCATAGCCGAAAAATATGACTTTGCGCTACAAACCAAAAGCGGCAGCCTGATTTGGACCATTATTAATACGACCCCTGTTTTTAAAGACGGCGTTTACACCGGAGCCATTGCCGTTATTACTGATGTAACTGCCCGTAAAAAGCTGGAAGATGAAATGTATAGCCGTGCAGACCGGTTCCGGGTTATGGTTGAAAATAGCTACGATGTGATATTGTTGCTCGACAAAAACATGCATACCTTTTACCGTAGTCCGTCTACCACCAATATTATGGGCTTTAGCGATGACGAGCGTTTAGGTCATAGTTTTTTAGAGCTCACTCACCCTGATGATATAGAAAAACTAAAAGGCCTCCAGCAATGGGTAGCTAATCATCCGGGGCAGTCTGTACCCATCACCGTAAGGGCCAGGCACACTCAGGGGCATTATTTGTGGTTTATGGGCGTGGCAACCAACTTGCTGAATAACAAAAATGTGCAGGCCGTAGTGGTTAACCTGCGCGACATTACCGAGCGCAAAAAAGTTGAAGATGATTTAAAACAATTATCCAATCGTTTACAGTTAGCTACGCAGGCAGCCAATGTCTGTATTTCAGACTGGGACATTATCAACAATCACGTAACGTATGATGACTGTATGTTTGATCTGTACAAGGTAAAACCTGAGGAATTTAAGAAAACATACGAATCATGGACAGAACGTTTACACCCCGACGATCTTGACCGGATTAATCAAGAAGTAGCCGATGCTCTAAGAGACAAGAGCGAGGTTAAGATGAAGTTTAAAATTTTGCTCCCAGGCAATGAAATAAGGCACCTGGTATCTATGTCAATTATTGAACGTGATGCCAGTGGCCGGGCCGTTAGAATGGTAGCAACTAACCGCGATGTAACTAAACAGATTGTAGCTGCCAAAGAACGCGAGAAGCTGATTGCTGAACTAATTGAACGCAACAAGGCGTTGGAACAATTTGCCTACATCGTATCGCACAATTTGCGTGCACCTGTAGCCAATTTGGTAAGCCTTACCGAAATGATTACGGATACCGACCTTGACGAAGCTGACCATAATGAAGTAGCCAGGGGTATAAATAAATCAGTTGCTAAAATTGATCAAATCATTTCCGACCTCAACGAAATTTTCCAGTCGGGGCAACACCTGTACGACCATAAAGAAGTTGTGGAGCTACAGGCCCTCATCAACGACATCAGGTTTAGCATAAACGACCTCATGATGCGCGAAAAAGTGACGTTAAATTGCAACTTTAGTAAAACGTGTACCATTTATACTACGCGGCTTTATTTGTACAGCATTTTATATAATCTTGTTTTAAACGCTATCAAATATCGCAAACAAGATGTTTTGCCCGTTATTAACGTAACAGGCACTCACCAGAATGGCCGACTGAACATTACTATTGCCGATAATGGCCGCGGTATTGATTTAGATCGTCATGGCGATAAATTATTTGGCCTATACCAACGTTTCGACAATACCGTTGTGGGCCGCGGTATTGGCTTATATATGGTTAAAACCCAGGTTGAGGCCTTGGGTGGCCATATTACAGTTAAGAGCGAGCCAGGCATAGGCTCACAGTTTAGTTTCTATTTACCGCTAAACGAGTAATGTTTTCGGACATCATTTGAAAACAAGCCAGACAGTTTTTAATTTAGTAGGCTGCAACAGAGCTCATATGCTCGCAACCTTTACAATACATGCTGCTCAATTTAAAAAAACGTTCTCTGCTCTTCGTTATAATTCTACTAAATAATTTTCACCTGCTTGCGCAGCCCATTAGTAAATATCGTGTCTATTTCGGCACAGCTGCCAACAATCTGCTGGTCATGCGCTCCTTTGAGCGTGGTGGCCAGGCTTTTTATTTAGCTGCAGATGCGACCACACTAACAACCCGCCTGTATCCAGCTTCACAACTCAAGGTAACGCCCGGCACATTAACGCAATCACTCGCTAAGTTAAGCAACAGTGCATACAGCCGCGCCATTGCTGCGGCGCAACAGCAATCTAACAGTTTACAGGATGCTGGTATTGCACACGGCTTTCCGAAAGAAAAAGGCATTAGTCTTACCATCGATCTTTGTCCATCGCACAAACCGCTTGATCGTGTAATCTTCACTTCACTTATTAACGCCTTTAAAAAAGTAAAAACGCCTGTTCCGGTGGCGTTGTCCATCACCGGCCGGTTTATGCTTACCCACGGTGATGACATCGAATGGTTGAAAGGTCTGCAAAATACTGGAGACCTGGATATCACCTGGATAAACCATACTTATAACCATCATTTTAACCCCCGGATACCACTAAAGGAAAACTTTTTACTCGAACCGGGCACCGATGTAAATTTCGAAGTATTAGGTACCGAAACAGCCATGCTACAACATGGCCTTACTCCCTCTGTTTTTTTTCGCTTTCCAGGTTTAGTATCAGATCATTCGCTGGTAGAAAAGATAACCGACTATGGTTTGATTCCGGTAGGTAGCGATGCGTGGTTGGCTAAAGGGCAAAATGCGGCCTCAGGTAGTATCGTGCTTATTCATGGCAACGGCAACGAGCCTGTTGGCGTTAAAGATTTCATCAAACTGCTGTCTACTCAAACGCCCGAAATCATGAACAAACAATGGCTTTTATACGACTTAAGCGAAACCGTTGAAGATGAGTTTAGCCTTAACCATCGTTAACATAACGCTCCACGAAGATCAAATTAAACCGCCTTACACCTGCATATAAAATCAATCCACAACCATTAACTTCAACATCGAGATATAATTCGCTTTTTTTTGGCTTTACTTTAGGGCGGCCTGGTGGGCGCCGAAAGGGAGTACCGGGATAAGGCGGCCGGTTTTCGCACCACCATCATGATCTCGTTTGGGGCATGTTTTTTTACGCTGATGCCTATTGCCATTGGCGGCTCTAACCCCGATCGTATTGCTGCTAACATCGTAACCGGCATTGGCTTTTTGGGTGCAGGCATTATTTTTAGAGGTGATAGCAGGGTTAATGGTATAAACACAGCCGCCACCATTTGGGCCGTAGCAGCGGTTGGTATAGGTTTAGGTGCCGGCTTCTATTTAGCTTCCGGGTGTGCCAGTGCGCTAATTTTGTTTGTGCTTTCGGTGTTACCGGCAGCCCAAAAAACAAATTAATAAGCTTAATCAGTATCGCATCATTACGTAAAAGCTGGCCTCGATAGAAACCTAAAGCCGCATATTCAAGATAACTTAGATACCTCAAACATAAAAAGCAAGGTGCTAAAGCAAATCATCGAAAAACAAACCTTGTCGGTAACCTGGCAGCTGCACGGCAGAGCCATAAGAATGGAAGCATTTCTCGATTTGTTAGCTTCCGCAGGCTACATAGACAGGGTGGAAATATGGGGAAATATAATACACTAAGTGTGAGTTAGAATTGAGTTTTACAGACCGTTATACTAAATTTATTAAATTAGTAAAAATGCGGGTATTTACATTCAGAACGGTAATGATATTAGCACTTTAATTTATTATAATACAACGCTTTAACGGTTTATATTAAAAGTTGTTATTTTAGCCGTTTACGGTTAGAAAAGACGTAAATCATTTTCGTTAAAACTTGGTTTATTGGTTAATATTCTTCGTAACTTTATTACACCAATTTAACCGTATTATGAAAATGATCAATAAAATCCAGAACTGGGGCGATCATCATCATCCCAAATGGCTCGACTTTTTCCGTATTGCACTAGGTGCTGTTTTAATATGGAAAGGTATAGCTTTTACTTTAAACTTTCATGCCATTACCCGTTTAATGATGGAAGTGGGTTTCGGAACAGCAATCTCTATCAGCCTTATTGCACACGTGGTGATTGGCCTGCACTTAATAGGCGGCCTGTTTATTGCTGTGGGCTCATTAACCCGCTTGTTTTGTTTACTTAACTTACCTGTACTATTAGGCGCCGTATTTTTAGTAAACCTGCAGCCAAGCATATTTGCACCTTATGCCGAACTATGGTTATCGGTAGCGGTACTATTAGGTTTAATCTGCTTTTTGATAGAAGGCGATGGCGTAATATCAGTTGAGTATGATGGTGAACCAACTCCGTTACAAAATTGAACTAAATCTGTTTTCATTAAGTAAGTGTTATATAGTTGAACCTGCCTGGTGTTATGCCGGGCAGGTTTTTTAATTAGGTGAGACGTGACACTAAAATACGCGTTGGGAAAGCGCCTGCGCATAATTTCACCATATCATGGCAAACATAAACAGTGTTTATTTATTCTAATTATAAGAAAGAGACTTATACGTTTTTAACATGCCGAACAATAGGATATTAAGTAAAGATACATTACTTGATATATTAACATTATCTGCCGATGCTACTGCGATATACACAGGCGACGACATCATCATTGAAATGGCTAACGATGCCATGCTTGCTTTTTGGGGTAAACAAAGAGAAATTATAGGTTTGCCGCTTTATGATGGTGTGCCCGAACTGCATGGGCAGCCCTTTAAGCAGATGCTACAAGCTGTTTTACGCACCGGAACTACCGACTCCGGCGTTACCACTGCAGAAACTCGCATCAATAACCAGTTGCAAACCCATTATTACGAATATGAGTACAGGCCCATTTTTGATAATAAGGGTGAACCATACGCCATTTTGCACCGTGCAGCTAACGTAACCGAACGCGAAACCAGCAAACGGCAACTCACCATACGCGAAACGGAGATAAAAGCATTAAACAAAGAACTGGCCGCCAGCAACGAAGAGTTGATGGCTATGAACGAAGAGCTGTGTGTAACTAACGAAGATTTACTGGCTACCAACCAGCATGTAACACGGCTAAATACGGAGTTGCGCAAAAATGAACAACATTTAAAGCAGATGGTGCAAAACGTAACCGAGAGCGAACAGCGCTTTAGGATAATGGCGGAAGGCACAGATGTAATGATTGCCGTAGGAGACGAAACCGGGGACGCCACTTACTTTAACGAGGCATGGGTTAAAGCTACCGGCCGTACCAGAGAGGAACTATTAAACCACGGATGGATTGATTTAATGCACACTGATGATAAAGACCGTGTAGTAAAAATATTTACTGATGCTTTTAGTAAAAGAGCACCATGGGAATGGGAGTTTAGGATGCCCGATATAAAAGGAGGCTACCGCTGGCTGCTGGCCCGCGGCCAGCCGAGACTTAGCACCGACAATACGTTTGCAGGTTACATCAGTTCAACCATTGATATAACCGTTATAAAAGAGAATGAGCAGCGCAAAAACGATTTTATAAGCATGGTAAGCCATGAACTTAAAACACCGCTTACCTCGCTAAGTGGATATATGCAATTGCTCAAGTCAAGAGCCGTTAAAAGTCAGGATATGCAAACCACCGGCATGGTTGAAAAAGCCATACGCCAGGTTAGCCGGATGACCACACTCATCAATGGATTCTTGAACGTATCAAGGCTGGAATCGGCCCATATCCATATTGATCGCATCAGGTTTGACATGGCTAAGCTGATAAACGAGGTAGAAGATGAAGTACTATCAACTATTGGTAGTCATCAAATTGTTTTTGCTCCAGTTGAGGCAACATGGATTCACGCAGATCGGGATAAGATAGGCCAGGTCATCAATAACTTTATCAGCAACGCTGTTAAATACTCACCTCCAGGCAGTAACATCAACATAACGTGCGAAGCAACAAGTAATAAATTAGTGTTAAATGTGCGGGACGAAGGCATTGGTATAAACCAGGAAGATCAGCCCCGATTATTTAAACGGTATTTTAGGGTAAACAATTCCGGCTATCAAAATGTAGCCGGCTTTGGCATAGGCCTGTACTTATGTGCCGAAATTATTAAACAGCACGGTGGCAAAATTGGTGTAGAAAGTAAAATGCGCAAAGGCTCAACGTTTTACTTTGAATTGCCACTGGCTGAATTGTAAGAAATATAATATTTGACTGGTGCGAAGTACTTACCCGTGTTTAACTAGAAGCTTCAACGCTTACATCAGCCGGAAACGCAATTTTAAAGGTGCTGCCATGGCCCGGTACACTTTCTAAACTGATAGTTCCATGCAAAACCTCAATATGGCTTTTTACTAAAAATAAGCCAAGCCCCTTACCGCTTTTGGTTGCCGTAAAACGCCTGTAAGGCTTAAACAAGTCGCCTTCATGTCGCCCTGTATCAATGCCGATACCGTTATCTGCTACCGTTATCCGTAAGGTGTTATCAGTAACCAGAAAGTCAATCTTTATTATCGGCGCCTGTTCAGACCGGTATTTGATTGCGTTGCTAATCAGGTTTAAAAATATACTATACATGTAGGCTCGGTGCGTTAACCAAACCAACGGCCCCTTCGGCACAATAATATTAGCCTGTGTTTGAGCAATCTGGTCGCTTAGCACAGTTACAACCTTTTCAATAATTTCTACGACGTCAACGTTCTCTTTGTGTATTTCGGTGGAGCCATCGGTAATTGACAGTATCTCGCTCAAATCCGTAATTACTTCATCCAGGCTATTCATAGATACCTTGAGGTGTTCAATACAAAAATCTATGGCAGTCGGGTCGCTTTTATCTTCCTCAAGCATATCAACCAGGCCAATAATGTTAGCTACCGGCGACCGCAAATTGTGCGACACAATATAGCCGAATTGCTGTAACTCGCGGTTGCGCTTGTAAAGGTCACTGGCCAATTGTTTAAGTTCGGCCAAGGTTTTGTTTCGTTGCGAAATGTCATGTTGTGCACCCACCATGCGTATCGCCTTACCAAGATCGTTACGAATTACAAAACCACGGTCAACTACATCGGCATAGCTGCCATCGCCACGCCTAAAACGGTACTCCTTTTTCCAAACGGTTTGTTTGCTTTCTATCACCTCCCAAATACTGCTTACCACATCAGAGGCATCATCGGGGTGTATAAAATCTGTCCAGGTACCCACATCAGTACGCGCATGGGCCAGCGAGTGCCCAAATATAGATTTAAACCCATCGCCCCAAAATAAGGTGTTCTTATTTAAATCCCAGTCCCATATCGCATCCGAAGTTGCCTTCGTTACATATTCATACCGTAAATTGCTGGCTTCTAATGATTCGCGCAGTTTAGCGGATTGCTGCCTGTCTTTACCATCGCGGGCAGTTACGTAAATTAACTGATCTTCTTTATCAAAGTTAAAACTCCAAAGCATAGGAGCTTCGGTGCCGTCTTTACGGCGGCAGTTGTTGGCATATTTTACTACAGTTTTGCCCTGCAACACCCGCTTTAAAACATCTTGCGAACCTTCTGCATCCCCAACACAAACAAAATCAATAAATGGCTCACCTGTAAGTTCGTCCGGATGGTAGCCTAACAAGGGTTGTACTGCATCACTTACCCTCACAAATCGTCCGTTGGCGTCAATTACGCAGATTAAATCAAGTGAGAAAGTAAATATTTTGTTGAGTTCGTTAGTAGTAGTATTCAAAACGTAATAAGGTTAAAGTATTATCTGAATGCGTTGCTATCAAGCAGCCTCAACACAGATAATAATTAGGGCAATACACTTGGAGGCCTATCAAAGCATCCATAAATCAGGCAACAATATACCACAAATGCGTGTAATTAGTCAACATAATTTATTTATTGATAAATATCCTTTGTCTGTTGAAATTAAAGTGATTATCATATAACTTAATCTTTGTTAAAAGAGTGTTATGTTCCACTTTGTAAAAAATTATAAAGCAAAAACGCAGATTTTAGCGTTTTAAGTATCAATTAAAACATAAATGACAAGCAGTCACCTTAAAAAAGTAATATTAGATGATCAATGCCATAGTTGCTTTGCACCTCTTTTACTTATAAGTTTATATATAACAAACGTTTCAATTGTAATTAACTGATTTTGTATTGATATTGTGACAGCAGGCGTTTAAGGCTGCATTGCCCGTTTTTGAACAATATCTGTACATTTACCTGAAATCAAATTTGGCCGGCTTGTATGATCAGAATTATTTTGGTTGAGGACCATACTATTGTTCGAGACGGACTAAAAATTATATTGCAGAGTAATCCTGAATTTGTGATTGCGGCTGAAGCGGCGAACGGGCAAGAGGCGTTAAAACTGCTGAAGAATGGTGTTACCGCCGATGTTATACTAACCGACCTGAATATGCCCGTAATGGGAGGATTAGATTTGGCAGCCAGCATTGCTGAACGCTACCCGACTATCCGGCTCATTGTACTTAGCGGTTTTGATAACGAGAAGTTTTTACTGCAAGCATTTAAAGCCGGAGCCAAAGGTTACCTGCTTAAAAACGTGCAGCCACGCGAATTAAAGTTTGCCATCAGCCATGTGCACGAAGGTGCAGAATATATTTGCAGCGAGTTAACCAGCCGCTTTATGCACCGAATGCTTAGCCTGCCCGATTTGCGTAACGAGGCCCCGATTGACGATGTTAAATTTTCTGACCGTGATATAGATGTACTCAACTATCTGGCCGAGGGTTTGACCAACCAGGAAATTGCTGACAAGCTTTTTACCAGTAAAAGAACGGTTGAAGGGTACCGCGAAAACATGATAAACCGCACCGGCGTACGCAACACAGTTGCGCTGATTAGATACGCTATAATTCACGGTATTATCAGTTAGCCCTTACATAGAAAAACACCATCTACTTACTGCGAGTTGTTAAATGCCAGCTTAAAGAGTTGGATGACACTTTGCCTAACATTCGTCAGTATTTGTTAGCTAAATAGCATGTAAACAAAGTTGCTTAGCGGAATGCATGAAAATTTTGCCCTGACAAAAAATTTATTTTACATTTACTTTTATTTTAAAAGTACTTTTATAATGATAATATCAGACAAATTAGATGACCTGCATGCCCGAATAAAACACAACCGGTGGATGTATTATTTTTGGATATTTTGCCGTTTTGCATTGGCCGCTGGTTTTTTGCCGTCGGGCTATGTAAAAATAATCGGCGAACGCTTTACAAGTCTTTCCAACAATCATCCAATGGGGCATTACTTGGAGGCTTTGCATCACACCGGCTTTTATTACACGTTTATTGGCGTGGTACAAATGATGGCTGCACTCTTATTGCTCTTTCGTCGCACGGCCTTGCTTGGTGCGATTTTGTATTTTCCCATCATCCTCAATATCTGTTTACTGTCCATTGCCGTGCGTTTTGACGGATCGTTGATATCGTCGCCATTGATGGTTTTAGCCAATGC harbors:
- a CDS encoding PAS domain-containing sensor histidine kinase, which gives rise to MNTTTNELNKIFTFSLDLICVIDANGRFVRVSDAVQPLLGYHPDELTGEPFIDFVCVGDAEGSQDVLKRVLQGKTVVKYANNCRRKDGTEAPMLWSFNFDKEDQLIYVTARDGKDRQQSAKLRESLEASNLRYEYVTKATSDAIWDWDLNKNTLFWGDGFKSIFGHSLAHARTDVGTWTDFIHPDDASDVVSSIWEVIESKQTVWKKEYRFRRGDGSYADVVDRGFVIRNDLGKAIRMVGAQHDISQRNKTLAELKQLASDLYKRNRELQQFGYIVSHNLRSPVANIIGLVDMLEEDKSDPTAIDFCIEHLKVSMNSLDEVITDLSEILSITDGSTEIHKENVDVVEIIEKVVTVLSDQIAQTQANIIVPKGPLVWLTHRAYMYSIFLNLISNAIKYRSEQAPIIKIDFLVTDNTLRITVADNGIGIDTGRHEGDLFKPYRRFTATKSGKGLGLFLVKSHIEVLHGTISLESVPGHGSTFKIAFPADVSVEASS
- a CDS encoding DoxX family protein, which codes for MKMINKIQNWGDHHHPKWLDFFRIALGAVLIWKGIAFTLNFHAITRLMMEVGFGTAISISLIAHVVIGLHLIGGLFIAVGSLTRLFCLLNLPVLLGAVFLVNLQPSIFAPYAELWLSVAVLLGLICFLIEGDGVISVEYDGEPTPLQN
- a CDS encoding PAS domain S-box protein — its product is MLINSVNSTSYGDYNPSFHAFFENSTEAMLIVAPNGSIVDANAPACLLFKTTNEQLCKADYRAITEIQSTTLTQLYEQAANSGKVSAKLHFKRSELSFSYGWVNVFLLDSKLSSESLMGFIIHDTTEIATDDAVTEESYQQIVQLAKEGIWVYNEEYITTFASQALCDMLGYEHQEMVGRDIFYFIDESRRKQAVENAKRRKDGIAEKYDFALQTKSGSLIWTIINTTPVFKDGVYTGAIAVITDVTARKKLEDEMYSRADRFRVMVENSYDVILLLDKNMHTFYRSPSTTNIMGFSDDERLGHSFLELTHPDDIEKLKGLQQWVANHPGQSVPITVRARHTQGHYLWFMGVATNLLNNKNVQAVVVNLRDITERKKVEDDLKQLSNRLQLATQAANVCISDWDIINNHVTYDDCMFDLYKVKPEEFKKTYESWTERLHPDDLDRINQEVADALRDKSEVKMKFKILLPGNEIRHLVSMSIIERDASGRAVRMVATNRDVTKQIVAAKEREKLIAELIERNKALEQFAYIVSHNLRAPVANLVSLTEMITDTDLDEADHNEVARGINKSVAKIDQIISDLNEIFQSGQHLYDHKEVVELQALINDIRFSINDLMMREKVTLNCNFSKTCTIYTTRLYLYSILYNLVLNAIKYRKQDVLPVINVTGTHQNGRLNITIADNGRGIDLDRHGDKLFGLYQRFDNTVVGRGIGLYMVKTQVEALGGHITVKSEPGIGSQFSFYLPLNE
- a CDS encoding MgtC/SapB family protein — encoded protein: MGAEREYRDKAAGFRTTIMISFGACFFTLMPIAIGGSNPDRIAANIVTGIGFLGAGIIFRGDSRVNGINTAATIWAVAAVGIGLGAGFYLASGCASALILFVLSVLPAAQKTN
- a CDS encoding porin family protein, which gives rise to MLRLIVLCLFMAIFCATLRAQQKASFAVQAGVSRAIATQSNQGVTQFSGGLSAVFPFSKKLNFQTGLFYNGKGWANKGITHSSEIRINYLQVPLYINYLIKVKAGHLYIGAGPYMAVALSGWVKSSQQFNVGLHYAPSAPLNLKDGRSEYMSKLTIGKNEQYEDVANYSTKRMDYGLTGHAGFILNNGFFVNAGYDMGLANISYDNVARRLQTATVSLGYFF
- a CDS encoding chemotaxis protein CheB; the encoded protein is MTTMAYDFKIVGFGLSAGGMTPLLEILEDLPAQLNAAIVVVMHLPINASSKLHQILSQKVAINVVPVSTIEQVEPGNIYVMDAGKELRIQNGFLEMHERNPEEKINKTIDKFFKSLAGDAGSQSIGIILSGAGFDGLEGAKEIEDAKGIVIVQDPETAQFPLMPKNLIAYDHPDYVLTPKDIAEKLTKQLA
- a CDS encoding response regulator transcription factor, coding for MIRIILVEDHTIVRDGLKIILQSNPEFVIAAEAANGQEALKLLKNGVTADVILTDLNMPVMGGLDLAASIAERYPTIRLIVLSGFDNEKFLLQAFKAGAKGYLLKNVQPRELKFAISHVHEGAEYICSELTSRFMHRMLSLPDLRNEAPIDDVKFSDRDIDVLNYLAEGLTNQEIADKLFTSKRTVEGYRENMINRTGVRNTVALIRYAIIHGIIS
- a CDS encoding ATP-binding protein; its protein translation is MPNNRILSKDTLLDILTLSADATAIYTGDDIIIEMANDAMLAFWGKQREIIGLPLYDGVPELHGQPFKQMLQAVLRTGTTDSGVTTAETRINNQLQTHYYEYEYRPIFDNKGEPYAILHRAANVTERETSKRQLTIRETEIKALNKELAASNEELMAMNEELCVTNEDLLATNQHVTRLNTELRKNEQHLKQMVQNVTESEQRFRIMAEGTDVMIAVGDETGDATYFNEAWVKATGRTREELLNHGWIDLMHTDDKDRVVKIFTDAFSKRAPWEWEFRMPDIKGGYRWLLARGQPRLSTDNTFAGYISSTIDITVIKENEQRKNDFISMVSHELKTPLTSLSGYMQLLKSRAVKSQDMQTTGMVEKAIRQVSRMTTLINGFLNVSRLESAHIHIDRIRFDMAKLINEVEDEVLSTIGSHQIVFAPVEATWIHADRDKIGQVINNFISNAVKYSPPGSNINITCEATSNKLVLNVRDEGIGINQEDQPRLFKRYFRVNNSGYQNVAGFGIGLYLCAEIIKQHGGKIGVESKMRKGSTFYFELPLAEL
- a CDS encoding polysaccharide deacetylase, which produces MRSFERGGQAFYLAADATTLTTRLYPASQLKVTPGTLTQSLAKLSNSAYSRAIAAAQQQSNSLQDAGIAHGFPKEKGISLTIDLCPSHKPLDRVIFTSLINAFKKVKTPVPVALSITGRFMLTHGDDIEWLKGLQNTGDLDITWINHTYNHHFNPRIPLKENFLLEPGTDVNFEVLGTETAMLQHGLTPSVFFRFPGLVSDHSLVEKITDYGLIPVGSDAWLAKGQNAASGSIVLIHGNGNEPVGVKDFIKLLSTQTPEIMNKQWLLYDLSETVEDEFSLNHR